TATTATGGGTTCAAAAAAATGAGCCTGAAATATGGAGTAAAGTCAAATACATCATGCTACCTAAGGATTATTTAGGATATAAATTAAGCGGAAAAATATATACAGACTGTTCTGATGCTGCCGGAACACTACTGTTCAATTTGGAAACGGGATACTGGGATGAGAAAATAACGGAAATTTTTAATATTCCTAAAAGCTGTTTACCTAAACCCTTTTATTCTACTGAAATAATAGGAACTGTAAGAAAAGAAATAAAAGAAAAATACGGCTTCAGAAATAATATAAAATTAATTGCGGGAGGTGCGGATAATGCCTGCTCTGCAATAGCAAACGGAATTCTGGAAGAAAATGTAGGATTAGTAAGTATAGGAACTTCAGGAGTTTTTCTTTCATATGAAAAAACCCTTCATAATAAATATAACGGTAAATTACATTTTTTCAAGCACTGTGAAAAAAATTCCTATTATTCAATGGGAGTCACTTTATCAGCCGGATACAGTTTAAACTGGTTTAAAAAAACATTTGCGAACAAAGTAAGTTATGACGATCTGTTAAATGATATTAAAGAAATAAATCCGGGAGCTGACGGACTCTTATTTTCACCGTACATTTCAGGCGAAAGAACTCCGTATGCAGATGGTAAAATACGCGGAAGCTTTATCGGAATGGACAGTCACCACTCTTTAAAACATTTTACAAGAAGTGTTATTGAAGGAATAACTTTTTCTTTAAAGGATTCCATGGAGTTAATGAAAAAGCTGGGAAATAAAAATTATGATTATATAGTATCTACAGGAGGAGGAAGTAAAAGCGAAGAATGGCTTCAAATCCAGTCAGATATATTTAATTGCCGTATAGTAACATTACAGACTGAACAAGGTCCCGGTTTTGGAGCTGCAATGGTAGCGGCAGTAGGGATTGGCTGGTTTAAAAATTTGAAAGAATGTTCAAAAACATTCCTTAAATACGATAAAAGTTTTTATCCTGATATTGAAAATGCAAAAAAGTATGAAGCAGTTTATGAAAAATATAAAAATATTTACAAATATACAAAAGCATTAATGTAACTTTTTACTGAAAAAATTTTCCTTAATTTCCAGTAATCTATTTTAAAACTTAAATCAAAATATATAGCAGACAGCATATAATATATAAAAAATTATTCTTACAGTTAATCTTTATATTTTATAATTAGAATAAATATAAAAAATTTATATAAAAAACCAAAAAATAATCAATCTAAGTTATAGAAATCTAACTTACATTAATTTTTACACCTTATTGTAGTTTTAAAATATTTTACCGCATTTTAAACGATATAACAAAAAAGAGCTGTCTCATAAGGTGTAAAAACATATCCAATCATAAGTTTTGTATATTTTTTATAAAATCGGTAAAAATAATTTTTTTAATTTTTAAAAATATACAACATTTATAATTAAAAGGCTATTTTTGACTTACGAGACAGTCTCTTTTAATATATTATTTTATAAAAATTACTTAAAATAAATAAATTTATATATTTCAAAAATAATTAACCTGAATAATATTTTTGATTCACAAAACTGCCTTTTTTAATCATATATGCCAAATTACAGTTTTTCAAATTTATTTGTGTTTTATAAATAAATTATTATACAAAACTGAAATTATTTTTCAGAAAAAGCAAATTTCTGCCACGGCTTTATGTAATCCAAAATAAACTGTTCATGTTCAAATATTTTTCCGACTACATTTGATTTTCCCGTATTTTTCATTTCTTTCAAAGCAATCATCAATTCCCCTGCATAATGTCCATATTCACTGCTTTCAATTATTATATCTCCTCTTTTTATAATTTCAGGAGCATTAAACAGTTTGAAATTATGACCTTTATATTTTACCCTGCTGTTAGTGGACCTTATAACATTTTCCGAAACATCACCTCTATTAAAGTGAAGTTCTTCCGTAACTATTTTCCTTTCAACTTCAGGAATATCCGAAATAAGTTCCACTGCAAAGCTTACCATATCTTTTCTTACATTTTTCAATTTTTCAATTTCTCGGTCTGTAGGGTAGCAATTAGATATAATAATATCATCGATAGTTTCCAAAGCCATATAATGTCTGAACTGGGTTTCCACAGGTAAATATCTATGGATCTCAAGAGTTGGCAATCCCTGAGTTACAGGCCATGGACCGAAAGTGTTTTCAGCTTGTGATGTTATAAATGCAGCTGTTCTCAAACCATATTTTGTAAATCTTTCAGTACATCTGTTAAAAAAATCTATTCCAAGTCCGGTATAAGCATGAGGATAAAAGTTATGACACCCGATCAAATTTGCTTTATTCGGTCTGTAATCCATTATAGTATCTATATAATGAGTGTCCATACTCATATTTATTTCTATTTTCAATCCCTGACCTTTAAAAGTCATCAGACTTTCCTGCAATCCTGTAAAACCCATATCGAGCCTTATTCCATCAGCTTTTATTTCACTGAAAAAACTCAAGTCTTCATAACTTATTCCCAACTCAGAAAATACTCGAGGATTTACATCTAAAATTATTTCAAATCCTTTTGATTTTGCATACGAATTTATTCTTTTAAAATTTTCCTTTATTTTTTCCTTTTCATCGGTTACGGATAAAAGACAGCTGAATATTCTTGAAAAACCTGCTTCTGCAGCTTTGTCAATATATCTGTATATTTTTTCTTCTGTTGTTTTTTCAGGATAAATTGAAATTCCAAGTTTTTTCATTTTACATTCCTTTATGTAATAAATTTACGTTAATTACGGATAACGTATAATCCGTTATAGCAAAATGCATCTGAAATTTCTGTTTTAAATTTCTCGAAGTTACAGTATATAAATTGTATAAAAAATAAATATATTTTTATACAATATCAATTTATTTTAAGTATATATTAACTTTATTTATTTCCATTTTTTATAATCACTGTTTCTTATTACTATTCCTGCTCTCCTGAACTTTCCTCTTCGATCATTTTTTTATCATATACTTTAAAGAACGGATAATATATTATAATTGATGATATTATCAGAATAATACTTAATATTGATGCTCTAAAATCTCCATTGGTAGCTAAAAATGCTCCTATAGGTGCCGGCAGCGTCCAAGGCGGTGTTGATGTAACTTTGTTTACCCACCCGATTGATGTAAATAAATATGCAAGCGAAGAATTTACAATAGGCACAATTATAAAAGGCGGTATAAGTACAGGGTTCAACACTATCGGTGATCCGAATATAATAGGTTCATTAATATTGAATATTGATGACACGATAGATGTTCTTCCAAGTGTTTTTCCATAACTGGATTTCGCCATTGTAGTCAGAAGTATTGCAAGTCCTATTGTCGCTCCTGACCCTCCTATCCATATAAACCACTGATAAAAAGGTTCTGCAGCTATATGGGGTATCATTTTTCCGTCAGCAAGAGCTGTACTGTTTTCTTCAAGAAGTGTAAGCCATAAAGGTCTTACAAGGGAACCTACTATTGAAACTCCGTGTATTCCGAATGACCAGAAAAATGTTATAAGAAATACTATTATTATTACTGAAATCCATGAATCAGTGGCTTTTACAAGAGGCCCTATAATTATCTTCATTATTCCGTGTAAATTTACATTTAACCAGTAACTTACTGTAGCTACTACAAGAACTACTATAAGCGTCGGTGTCAGTGCTTCAAAAGACCTTGCAACTGAAGCGGGAACACTGTCAGGCATCTTTATTCTAAATCCTGTAGTTGTAGTAAGTCTGTATACCTCAACTGCAAATATTGCAATAAGGATACCTACAAAAAGCCCTGCCGAACCTAAATTTGTCATAGGCATTACAAAGCCCAGACCTTCCTGAAGGATAGCAGCTCCTTCAGTTCCTTTTTCAGCTATTACCTGTACTTCTTTCCCGTCAATAACTTGTGTAATTACAGCAATTTCTTTTACAACTCCCGGAACTATTGTCAACAGAAATCCGCACGTTGCAAGTATTGCCCCTGTAATCCCGTCGAGTTTATAAGACTTCGCCAAACTGTTTCCTATTCCCATGACCGCATAAAGAGCCATTATAAACATTGTCATACGGTAAGGCAGCAGTATTTTAGCTATATTTTCCTTTGCCCATACTGATATTCCCCAGTCTGCAGGAAATGGCGGAAATGCTACAATCAAGAATATCGACCCCACTATTATTAAAGGCAATGTAGCTATAATCCCGTCACGGATAGCTCTCAAGTGTCTCTGCTCAGAGAGTTTTGCCATTTGCATTGATAATTTTTCCAGCATATAACTTCCTCCTTAAATATAATTCATAAAAAAATATGTAAATTTATTATTTAATTTTTTTAACTTCTTCTATTTTTCAAAATAATCAAAATATAGTTTTTAATTTATAAGCAATATTTTAATACTGTCATTTCTATAATTTTTTAAAGTTATAAAAATTTCTATTTTGCCAATAAATCCTGTATCTGCTTCAAAAGCTTCGGGCCTCCTAAAGGGCTGTATGCCTGAGGCTGTATCATTTCACACGGTACTCCCGCTTCTTTTGCCTGTTGATTCAATGTATCAAATCTATGCTTTACTTGGGGAGCTACCATTGCGGCATCATAGCCTTTTTTTATTTCTTCTTCAAACTGTTGGGTACTTACAGCATTTACTTCAACTTCCACTCCTTTTGACTGCGCTTCCTTTTTTAGTGCATTTACTGCAATTGTGCTGGACATGCCTAAAGAGCACACAAATAATATTTTCATAAATTACCTCCGATTTATTCTTTTATTTCTATTCAAATTTACTATTCGTCTACAATTAAACAAATTTTCTCCAAAAAAACCATAAATATGACATTATTGCAAATATTACTCCAAATATTGCATATTGTATCCAAAAACTTTTTGAAAATCCTTTTTTGGAATCTATAAAATGTCTTACCCATGTAAATGCAAAACTTGTAAAAAATGTATTTCCTAAAACTATACCCATCCTCATATCTTTTACTCCAACAAAAGTCAATAAAAATGGAATCAATGTTGTTCCTATAAAAGAACTTATTATTATTCCCAATGCTGATTGCAAACTGAAAGGTTTTATTTCAGAATCGGATTTTTTTTCTTCTTCCTTTTCTTTTTTTTCTCTTTCCCTGATTTTTTCTTCATGTCTTGAATTATATTTTTTTATTTTTCTTCTCATTTATTTCCCCTCTATATTTTCGATTTTTCCAATCTATCTATTCTTTTATACATTTTAATCATACATTCAATTAACGATTTCGCTTCCACAGCCGTCATCAGATGATCTTGAGCATGTACAAACAGAACTGAAACATCTATATCATCCCCTGATGTTTCGGCTTGAATAATTTCTGTCTGAATATTATGAGCTTCAAGTAATGACTTATCAGCCTCTTTCAACAGATTTTCAGCTTCATTCCAGTTCCCTTTTTCAGCTTCTCTTAAAGCTTCATAAGCCAAACCTTTGGCTGTTCCTGCACTGTTTACAATATCAAATACAATTATTTCTAATTTTTCCTTATCCACTTGTCTTTCCTCCTCTGCTGTAATTTTTATTAAATTAATCTATACTATATAGTATAACCTTATCTTTGATTTTTTCAAGAGCTAACCTCTATTTTTTTTATTTATTTTATGAAAAATTTACTTTTTTAAAAAAATATAAAATTATATCGTTTATGAGAATTTCTATCTAAATATACAGTGATTCTCAAATATGATTAAGTACTTTTGAGATTTTAAAAATTTTGTAATCAGCACCCGGAATTTGAAGGTAATTATGAAAAACATTCTCAAAAAGTAAAAAAAACTACTTTCCAATACTCTATTGAAAAACAGCTTTTTTAATATTTTTATCTTTTAGTTTTTTTACTTTTATTTTCTTCCTGCTCCTGTCTTTTTATTATTTGAACATAACGGTAAACACTTGCTTCAGACATTCCCAGAGCCTTCGCAATTTCCACGACTGCTCCTTTCAGCAGGAATATTCCTTTTAAATACAATACTTCTATAATTTTTAACTTATCCTGCTGTTTTAAATATTCTATGGAAACATTTTGAGTAGACAATACATCGCTTATTGCTTCATGAGCAACTTCCTCTATGGATAATGACAAATTCTCCGAATCCATATTTTCATTATTCGGAACTATCTCTTCCTTAATAAAATTTTCCTGTAATTTTTTCACCATGGAAAAAAGACCGTCAAAAACTGCTTCATCCGTGTTGACACATATCATTCCTATTAATTCTCCTTCTTCACGGATAAAATAAGTCGATGATTTCAATGCTTTATTAAATTTCCCTATCCCCCTATAATTCGCAATAAAGTCTCTTTCTTCTTTGTGGCTTTCCTTTAAAATCCTTAATACAAGGTCTGTTGCAGGTGCTCCGACTTCCCGATTGGAAATATGATTATTTCTGATTGCGACTATTGAATGATCAAGGTCTTCCAAATCATGTAACACTATTTCACTATTTTTCCCCAAAATCGCTTCAAGAAAATCCACAAGTGGAATATATTTTTGTAATTTGGAATTTATATTCAATTTTCCCATTCTAACTTCTCCTTAATACTTTTTCCGTTTTTCAAGATAATAAATTATTTTAAAAAAAACAAAATATAATAAATTTTTTTCTTTATTAATTTATACCTTAGTTACAGTATATTGTCAACTATAACTTCCACATTATAACAATCATTTTTTAAATAGTAACATTACTTTTTTATATTTTTTAATTTAAAATTTTTCCAGTAATTTAATTATTTCCAGAGATTTATCAGCATTTTCGAGTTTTTCAAGCAAATCTTCATCATAAGATAATTTTGATATTTCCGCTAATAAATCTAGATGTTCACCTTTTGTATTTTCAGGAGCTGCAATCATAAAAAAAAGTTTTGACACTTCTCCATCCATACAGTCAAATTCCACTCCATCTTTTACAGTTCCCATTGCAAGTGCCATTTTTTTCACTGCCGGAGATTTTGCATGAGGTATGGCTATTCCGTCCTGTAACCCTGTAGATGACAGTTTTTCCCTTTCGTTCAAATCTTTTAAAAATTCATCCATATTCTCAGAATCTACTATATCTCCATTTAAAAAGAGTTTTGCCATTTCTTCAAGAATTCCGGATTTTGTTTTTTCAGTCAATCCGATTTTTATTCTATCTTCAGATAAATAATCCATTATTTTCATTTTTCTCTCCTGTTACTTTGTCGATTTAATATTATTTAAAATTTTTCCATTTTTCCAAAATTTCTTTTTCTATTTCCTGTTCACTTTTTTCAGAAAGATTATACATTACATATTCTTTTTCTTTTCTGAACCATGTCAGCTGTCTTTTAGCATATCTTCTGCTTTCTTTTTTTATTTCTTCTATAGCTTCTTCAAATGAAATATTTCCATCAAAATAATTAAAAAATTCCTTATATCCTATGGCAGTTATTTTATATTTACTGTGACCATATTCAGTGTATATTCTCCGAGCTTCATGTTCAAGTCCTTTGTTTTTCATTTCATCCACTCTTTTATTTATTCTGTCATATATTTCTTCCCTATTCCTCGTGAGAAATATTTTAAGAAAATTGTAATTATTATTTTTTTTATTATCCGTTTTTAAATCACTGAATTTTTTCCCTGTTAATAAACATACTTCAAGAGCCCTTATAAGTCTCACTTTATTGTTAAGATCTATTTCATTAAAAGTTTTTTCATCCAATTTTTTCAATTCATCGGTTAATTCTTTCATTGACTTTTTTTCAAGTTCTTTTCTTATTCTTCGGTCTTTTGAAGGTAAAAACGAAAATCCGTCGGTTATTGCTTTTATATAAAGTCCCGTTCCCCCGACTATAATTATATTTTCACTTTTTTCTTCCTTTTCTTTTAAAATTTTGTTGACTTTTTTTTCAAAATCTCCCACTGAGTAATCCTCATCAGGTTCTATAACATCAAGCATATAATGCTTTATTCCTTTCATTTCCTCACAGGTAATCTTTGCAGTTCCTATATCCATTTTTTTATATACCTGCATCGAATCCGCAGAAATAATATCCGCCTTTATTTTCTTTGCGAGACTTATAGACATATGAGTTTTTCCGACTCCTGTAGGTCCGCTTATTACAAGTCCTTTTAAAACTTTTTCCATTTTTTATTTTCACCCATCTTAAAGAAATTACAAAGCTTACACGACATACTCAAATTCATATCCTGCAATAATAATGATATCTCCTTCTTCTACACCTGCATTTTCAAGTTCAACTTCCATTCCTAAATTTCTCATTACCTGTAAAAAGTTTATAATTCCTTCGTCTCCCGTAAAAACATATTTTCTAAGTACATCATCCACTATTCTTCCATCGACTTCAAATATATGATCTTCAAGTTTTTTTATAATCCAATCATCTTTCTTTTTCATTTCTTTCAATAATTCTTCTACAGAATATTCTTCTTCAAGTTCTTCTCTCGGAATCTCTTTTATCATTTCCCAAGCTTTCATAATAACCTGTTTTATCCCATCATTTGCTATGACGGAAACAGGATAAACATATTTTACCCCTTGTTCTTTTATAAATTTTTCAAATTTTTCGTATTTTTCATCATCATAAAGCATATCGATTTTATTTGCTACAACAAGTTGAGGTTTTTCTCCTAATTTTCGACTGTAATTTTCAAGTTCTTTATTAATTTTCAAAAAGTCCTCTTCGGGATTTCTTCCATCTAATCCTGAAATATCTACAATATGTATAATTATTTTACATCTTTCTATATGTTTTAAAAATCTGTCTCCAAGACCTACTCCCTCATGGGCTCCTTCAATCAATCCGGGAATATCGGCTATTACAAAACTTTCCTCTTCTCCTATCCTTACTACTCCCAGTTTAGGCTTTAATGTCGTAAAATGATACCCTGCAACTTTAGAATTTGCTGCAGATACTTTATTTATAAAACTGGATTTCCCGACACTCGGATATCCTACTAAAGCAACATCTGCAAGAAGTTTCAGCTCAAGTTTTACTTTAAGTTCCACTCCTTCTCTTCCACTTTCAGCTATTCTCGGAGCTTTTCTTACCGAAGATTTAAAATGAATATTTCCTCTTCCTCCGTCACCACCTTTTAAAAATATTGTTTTTTCATTTGGAGTACTCAAATCTAAAAGCAGTTTCCCAGTTTCAAAATCCCTTATCATAGTTCCCACCGGTACTTTTATTATTAAATCACTCCCCGACTTTCCTGTAGAACGTGCAGAAGATCCTTTTTCACCGTTTTCTGCCTGAAATTTTTTACTGCTTTTAAAGTCAACCAGTGTATTTATATTAGGATCTGTAAGAAAAACAATATCTCCTCCTTTTCCTCCATCACCACCGTCAGGACCTCCAAATTGTACAAATTTCTCTCTCCTGAACGTTGCTGCACCGTCTCCTCCATTTCCGGATATTACGGTAATTACACTTTCATCTATAAACATTTTTTTCTCCTAAATTAATATCATATGAAATATTTTATCACGTTTATACAAAAAATAAAAGTTTTAGATATTTTATTAAATTTGTTTTATAATTGCCTTGTAATATTTCAGATATACTTACTTCCTTCTTTCATACTTAATTTTGCCATTTTATCTTTATTTTTTTCAATAAATTTCCTTACCCAATCAGGATTGGTCTTACTGTAATCCCTTAATGCCCAGCCTATTGCTTTATTAATAAAAAATTCGGTTTGACCAAAGTTATTTTCCAGTATTTTTTCAAGAAGCTCCGTATTTGTTTTCTCCTTTCTGAGAAGCTGATGATCTATCGCTATTCTTCTGAGCCATATATTTTTATCTGTACTCCATTTCAAAAGAATGTCGTTTACCTGAGGATATTTCAAAGCTATTCCGCCTATCACCATATCAAGATTGTCAACTGTATCCCACCATGATTTCAACAAAATGAGTTTTTTTAATTTAGGTATATCTCCATCTGTTAAAAAATCTTTTACTGTCTGTATATAATCAAGAGCTACATACTGTATCTCCCTATATTCATTTTCCCAGCATTTATTTATAAAAGTCCAGTCTATTTCCCCTTCCTTTTTAGCTTCCTTAAACGAATTTTTGAACAGTTTTCTGCGTTCGGGAGTTCTTATTCCTATGTATTTAAATTTATTCAACATGTATGAGGACATTCTCTCAGCTTCTTCTTCATTTTTATAACTTACTATTTCTCCAAAAATTTTT
Above is a window of Leptotrichia sp. OH3620_COT-345 DNA encoding:
- the obgE gene encoding GTPase ObgE, with product MFIDESVITVISGNGGDGAATFRREKFVQFGGPDGGDGGKGGDIVFLTDPNINTLVDFKSSKKFQAENGEKGSSARSTGKSGSDLIIKVPVGTMIRDFETGKLLLDLSTPNEKTIFLKGGDGGRGNIHFKSSVRKAPRIAESGREGVELKVKLELKLLADVALVGYPSVGKSSFINKVSAANSKVAGYHFTTLKPKLGVVRIGEEESFVIADIPGLIEGAHEGVGLGDRFLKHIERCKIIIHIVDISGLDGRNPEEDFLKINKELENYSRKLGEKPQLVVANKIDMLYDDEKYEKFEKFIKEQGVKYVYPVSVIANDGIKQVIMKAWEMIKEIPREELEEEYSVEELLKEMKKKDDWIIKKLEDHIFEVDGRIVDDVLRKYVFTGDEGIINFLQVMRNLGMEVELENAGVEEGDIIIIAGYEFEYVV
- a CDS encoding DUF871 domain-containing protein, with the translated sequence MKKLGISIYPEKTTEEKIYRYIDKAAEAGFSRIFSCLLSVTDEKEKIKENFKRINSYAKSKGFEIILDVNPRVFSELGISYEDLSFFSEIKADGIRLDMGFTGLQESLMTFKGQGLKIEINMSMDTHYIDTIMDYRPNKANLIGCHNFYPHAYTGLGIDFFNRCTERFTKYGLRTAAFITSQAENTFGPWPVTQGLPTLEIHRYLPVETQFRHYMALETIDDIIISNCYPTDREIEKLKNVRKDMVSFAVELISDIPEVERKIVTEELHFNRGDVSENVIRSTNSRVKYKGHNFKLFNAPEIIKRGDIIIESSEYGHYAGELMIALKEMKNTGKSNVVGKIFEHEQFILDYIKPWQKFAFSEK
- the xylB gene encoding xylulokinase, giving the protein MSYVIGIDLGTSSVKGIVVDKNGEILSVKSKNYSLIQKKSGYSEQNPTDWIENCYEVLSLLTEEIPELCEKLEAISISGQMHSLVLLDNQFKVLRNAILWNDTRNAEECNFINSNHKKKILEITKNIALEGFTLPKILWVQKNEPEIWSKVKYIMLPKDYLGYKLSGKIYTDCSDAAGTLLFNLETGYWDEKITEIFNIPKSCLPKPFYSTEIIGTVRKEIKEKYGFRNNIKLIAGGADNACSAIANGILEENVGLVSIGTSGVFLSYEKTLHNKYNGKLHFFKHCEKNSYYSMGVTLSAGYSLNWFKKTFANKVSYDDLLNDIKEINPGADGLLFSPYISGERTPYADGKIRGSFIGMDSHHSLKHFTRSVIEGITFSLKDSMELMKKLGNKNYDYIVSTGGGSKSEEWLQIQSDIFNCRIVTLQTEQGPGFGAAMVAAVGIGWFKNLKECSKTFLKYDKSFYPDIENAKKYEAVYEKYKNIYKYTKALM
- a CDS encoding transcriptional regulator, giving the protein MGKLNINSKLQKYIPLVDFLEAILGKNSEIVLHDLEDLDHSIVAIRNNHISNREVGAPATDLVLRILKESHKEERDFIANYRGIGKFNKALKSSTYFIREEGELIGMICVNTDEAVFDGLFSMVKKLQENFIKEEIVPNNENMDSENLSLSIEEVAHEAISDVLSTQNVSIEYLKQQDKLKIIEVLYLKGIFLLKGAVVEIAKALGMSEASVYRYVQIIKRQEQEENKSKKTKR
- a CDS encoding PTS lactose/cellobiose transporter subunit IIA gives rise to the protein MDKEKLEIIVFDIVNSAGTAKGLAYEALREAEKGNWNEAENLLKEADKSLLEAHNIQTEIIQAETSGDDIDVSVLFVHAQDHLMTAVEAKSLIECMIKMYKRIDRLEKSKI
- a CDS encoding PTS sugar transporter subunit IIB, giving the protein MKILFVCSLGMSSTIAVNALKKEAQSKGVEVEVNAVSTQQFEEEIKKGYDAAMVAPQVKHRFDTLNQQAKEAGVPCEMIQPQAYSPLGGPKLLKQIQDLLAK
- a CDS encoding PTS sugar transporter subunit IIA; this translates as MKIMDYLSEDRIKIGLTEKTKSGILEEMAKLFLNGDIVDSENMDEFLKDLNEREKLSSTGLQDGIAIPHAKSPAVKKMALAMGTVKDGVEFDCMDGEVSKLFFMIAAPENTKGEHLDLLAEISKLSYDEDLLEKLENADKSLEIIKLLEKF
- a CDS encoding DNA alkylation repair protein encodes the protein MDFEKIFGEIVSYKNEEEAERMSSYMLNKFKYIGIRTPERRKLFKNSFKEAKKEGEIDWTFINKCWENEYREIQYVALDYIQTVKDFLTDGDIPKLKKLILLKSWWDTVDNLDMVIGGIALKYPQVNDILLKWSTDKNIWLRRIAIDHQLLRKEKTNTELLEKILENNFGQTEFFINKAIGWALRDYSKTNPDWVRKFIEKNKDKMAKLSMKEGSKYI
- the miaA gene encoding tRNA (adenosine(37)-N6)-dimethylallyltransferase MiaA, whose amino-acid sequence is MEKVLKGLVISGPTGVGKTHMSISLAKKIKADIISADSMQVYKKMDIGTAKITCEEMKGIKHYMLDVIEPDEDYSVGDFEKKVNKILKEKEEKSENIIIVGGTGLYIKAITDGFSFLPSKDRRIRKELEKKSMKELTDELKKLDEKTFNEIDLNNKVRLIRALEVCLLTGKKFSDLKTDNKKNNNYNFLKIFLTRNREEIYDRINKRVDEMKNKGLEHEARRIYTEYGHSKYKITAIGYKEFFNYFDGNISFEEAIEEIKKESRRYAKRQLTWFRKEKEYVMYNLSEKSEQEIEKEILEKWKNFK
- a CDS encoding PTS sugar transporter subunit IIC, coding for MLEKLSMQMAKLSEQRHLRAIRDGIIATLPLIIVGSIFLIVAFPPFPADWGISVWAKENIAKILLPYRMTMFIMALYAVMGIGNSLAKSYKLDGITGAILATCGFLLTIVPGVVKEIAVITQVIDGKEVQVIAEKGTEGAAILQEGLGFVMPMTNLGSAGLFVGILIAIFAVEVYRLTTTTGFRIKMPDSVPASVARSFEALTPTLIVVLVVATVSYWLNVNLHGIMKIIIGPLVKATDSWISVIIIVFLITFFWSFGIHGVSIVGSLVRPLWLTLLEENSTALADGKMIPHIAAEPFYQWFIWIGGSGATIGLAILLTTMAKSSYGKTLGRTSIVSSIFNINEPIIFGSPIVLNPVLIPPFIIVPIVNSSLAYLFTSIGWVNKVTSTPPWTLPAPIGAFLATNGDFRASILSIILIISSIIIYYPFFKVYDKKMIEEESSGEQE